Within the Porphyromonadaceae bacterium W3.11 genome, the region AATAGTATTTATTGACTCCTTCCAATACACTCAAATGAATTACCCTCAATATCTAAGGTTTAAGGAAGAACTTCCACGACACCTTCTTATCTTCATTAGCCATGCTGAAGGCAAGTTCCCGTCAGGGCGAAGTGCAAAGAGCGTGATGTACGATGCCACCTTAAAAATCTGGGTGGAAGGATATAGAGCTCATAGTAAGGGAAGGTTCATCGGAGAGCGTGGGTATATCGATATCTGGGATAAGGGAGTAGAAGACTACTGGGGAGATAAAAAGTAAAGAAAAGAATGAGAGAAGAGCTATTTATAGGATTGAGTAGAAAATACAAGTGCGACTTCAATAAGGCAGAGCTTCAGGCAGTGTTACGGATGTTAATTTGGTACATACATAGTCGAGACACATCATATAATGACATAGTAGTGTTGGCGAATCTTCAGAGAGCAATGAAGCTAGGGCAAAGGCTTCAACACAAGCTATTATTAACAGAGAAAAATAGATGTAAGTTTACGCTCAATACACAAGAGGCAAGCACTGTGTATATCATCTTAGGGCTTCTTCCTAACAGCGAGCTTGATCCTTTAGATGGGGTCGTGGTTAGGAAATTGTATGACGTAATAATGAAATAAACAGAATTTGAGTTATGGCTAACAAACGAAACTACGCAAGGCTATACTGCTTGCTTAGGGAAGTGATGCCCGAGCTTGATGCTGAAGAAGCAAAGAGTACGGTAGCAACCCAAGTGAGCGATGGACGTACCGAGAGCCTTAGAGAGCTGAGCGACGATGAATTTGAGGAGGCTCTTGATCTTCTGTCTAGGCAGATTAAGGAGAGCAATGCAGATGTGAAGAAAGCTCGGAGCAAGGCACTCCATCAGCTTCAGAAGTACGGCATTGATACGACTGACTGGGAGGCAGTTAATAGATTTACACGGCAACCCAGAATTGAAGGCAAGGATTTCTACCACCTAAATGTGAAAGAGTTGGAGAATTTAACAAAGAAAATGAGAGCAATCAACAGTAAGAAAGTAGAGCCAATTCCCTCTCGAACAAAAGAGAGAACGGATTATCAATTGATCTGGGTGAAACCAAGTTCAAAGAGAAAAATGTATGTCAATTAATAACCCAATAAAATAATAGAAGGATATGGAAGATAAGAAAAATGAAACGAAATTAACAGCTGAAGAGTATGAGGAGCTTCAGGCACTACGTGCGGAGAAAGCCAAGCGAGAAGAAGCAGAACGCAAGCAGGATGACCTGCGAGCTTATCGAGAGCTAGTTGATGAGACCATAGAGGCTATAGTACCACTGCTGACAGAGACAGCTGTTAGCCTTTTTGAGACGAAGGAGGCTGTCTTTGAGATCTTTGACGAGGTCATTGAGACTAAGGAACAACTCCTAGGGATCACCCCAGAGAAGCAACGCTCACACACCTTCACCAATTCCGAAAGTACGAAGCGAATCACAGTTGGCTACCATGCTACAGATGGTTACTTAGACACGGTTACTGATGGCATTGAGATGGTCAAGAACTACCTTGAGAGCCTTGCAGGTGACCAGAATAGTCAGAGCTTGGTCAGCATGATCCTTCAGCTCCTTAGCACTGATAAGCGAGGTAACCTTCAAGCATCAAGAGTCGTCCAGCTTCGCAAACATGCTGAAGAGAGTGGTAGCGAGCAATTCATGGAGGGTGTGAGGGTTATTGAGGAGGCGTATAACCCTACTAAGACTCGTCGTTTTATTGCTTGCCAGGTAAGGGATAAGAATAATGCTTGGCGAAATATCCCGCTTGGTATGACTGATGTGGATAAGCTCAGTGAAGTGATGGAGCAAGTCTTAGTAGAGCAAGAATATGAATGATAAACAATATTGAACGAAATAAAATAACAAGTATTATGCAACAGATTAGTTTAGTAACCGCAAGGGTTGTGAGAGAAAATGAACAGTATGCGTATAAGCTCGTAGGGAAAGGTGAAAAATACCTTGTTCGCCACGAAGATGGCGATAATGCAGGAGAGTCTATTAGGGAAGCTTTGAATGTCATGGATGATTTCCATGTCTTAGCGGATGTTGCTGTTACCTCTATTGCAATCACTAATATAAGTGGGGTATTATGATTATAGCTGTTGACTTTGATGGTGTACTGAATGCGAGAGAGTACCCTAAAGTTGGGGCGACCGTGCCTGGTGCTGTCAGTGCTATGCGAGAGCTTCATCAAGCAGGGCATACGCTTATCATCTGGACATGCCGAGAAGGTCAAGACCAGACAATGGCAGTCAATTGGTTACTTGAGCATGGCATACCATTTGATGGTATTAACTGCAACACCAAAGCGAATATCGAAGAGCACACGAACGACTGTCGAAAGATATTTGCAGACCTATACATTGACGACCGACAGGTAGGTGGTTTTGTTGGCTGGGAAGCTGTACTACAGTGGATTAGACAATTAGAATGACCGCCATTTCGTTATAATTGATTATATTTGTGGTAAGGAGGTAGCTATATGGATAACGATAACGTGAGTGAATACACCCTAAAAAGAGCTCTTAGAGTTTACGAAATCTATCAAGCCCACTATGAGTCCGGATCCCACAGTCGTTCATCGAGGTGGGTTTACTTTCATCGTGTTCGCCCTGTATATGCTATCTCCGAAACCACCTATAAACGATATCTTAAAATTGCTCGGGACTTTCATAATCAAGAAGCCGTCGATGATATCCCACTATCTTCATCATAAAAAGAGAGAAATCAGTACCAAAATGGTACTGATTTTTTGTTTGTAGGTATTGCTTGGCGAGTTTTGCACCATATATAGAATATAAATAGAGTGTGGTGCAATGTCTGTATTTAGTATTTATCGCCCCGATGGTATATCGCTGTTAGAAGGGTATCAAGAAAGAAAGAAATTTAACTGGGAGGGTACCTGTTATCGCTCTATTATGGGTGTAAGCACTCTTCAGTTAAAGATAGAACTCAAATCTGCTATAGATATCCCTGTAGGAAGCTTTATTGACTACGGAGGTCATCGCTATACATTATACTATCCGCACTCCATAACTAAGCTAAACACCAAGAGCTTTGAATATCACCTCCTATTCCATGGAGAGGAAGAGGAGCTAAAGCTCTTTAAGCTGAAGGATGTCTCAGGAGGGAAGCCTTACCGCCTTAAATTCTTCTTAACTGCTAAGCCCATTGACTTCTTGCGAGTGATAGTGGACACCCTTAACCTCTCTAGTAGTGGTTGGACTGTGGGCAACTGTATTGAGGCAAGCGAAAAGACCATCGCTTTTAATCATGAGAATTGCTTTGCTGTTCTTCATCGAGTAGCACAAGAGTTTGATAGCGAGTGGAAGATCGAAGGCAAACAAATTAGCCTAGGCAAGGTGACCCACATGGCTGACACACCTCTTGCCATGCAGTATGGTTATGGCAACGGCTTCCGAAGTGGCGTTGGTCGTCGTAATGATGGCGACAGCCAACCTATTGGTAGGCTCTATGTAGAAGGTGGTAAGCGAAATATTGATCGCTCTAAATACGGCAGTAGTACGCTCTTACTCCCCAAGAATGCCACTTTAATTTATGAGGGGAAAACCTATCGTACTGATGCTGACGGTATGTCTATCACTTGTGATGGTAATAACCATCCAGCTGAAGATAGCTACGATGGCTCAGGAGTGTACCCGATGCGAGAGGGCACGGTATCTGAGGTGGCACAAGTAGTAGAGGGTGGTAGTACTTTTTATGACATCAAGGATAACAGCATTCCTGCAAGCTTAAACTTCAATGATTATCGCATTAAAGGCGAAAAAGCGACTATTGTCTTTCAATGTGGAGCTTTAGCTGGGCGAGAGTTTGACATCGTGCAGACTGAAGAGAACTTAACGGGTTACATTCACGAGGAGCGACGATTTAAGCTTATCCCTGAAGAGCTAGATGGCTTTGAAATGCCAGGTGGCACTTTCATTCCTGCAGTGGGCGATAAGTATGCCTTATTTAATATTTCATTACCGAACGAATACCTTTCAAACGCCTCTCAAAAGATGTTCAAAGAAGCAGTGAAATACTTCCATGACCATAGTCATCCCACCTTTATGTTTGATGGTGAGGTAGACCCCATTTGGGCGAGACAGAATTGGCTGGAGGTTGGAGGTATGTTTGTTCCTGGTGGTCACATCCTTTTTAGCGACCCTCAGTTTCATCCAGAGGGTAGTGTCATCCGCATTATCGCAGTTAAGACCCCCATAGGCGAACCATATCAGCCTGAATTAACCCTATCCAATGCACCGCTGTCAGGATCATTTGCCAGCACACTTGGTAAGCTGGAGGCAGAGCCAGTGCTTGCTGAAGAGCGAGAGAGGGG harbors:
- a CDS encoding DUF3164 family protein: MEDKKNETKLTAEEYEELQALRAEKAKREEAERKQDDLRAYRELVDETIEAIVPLLTETAVSLFETKEAVFEIFDEVIETKEQLLGITPEKQRSHTFTNSESTKRITVGYHATDGYLDTVTDGIEMVKNYLESLAGDQNSQSLVSMILQLLSTDKRGNLQASRVVQLRKHAEESGSEQFMEGVRVIEEAYNPTKTRRFIACQVRDKNNAWRNIPLGMTDVDKLSEVMEQVLVEQEYE